A genomic segment from Dehalococcoidales bacterium encodes:
- a CDS encoding DUF1264 domain-containing protein, whose product MKHINDDPDQIVHHYVKAISDEVSQALLYDSDAPNARLIGIETIISPRMYAALPEDEKPNWHYHKTEIPEVNARLPDLNEKEAAAVVAKLEDTWGKVVIIWEPKDPAPMGFSITQPQSTPAAP is encoded by the coding sequence ATCAAGCACATTAACGACGACCCTGACCAGATTGTCCATCACTACGTCAAGGCCATCAGCGACGAGGTGAGCCAAGCTCTCTTGTACGATAGTGACGCGCCGAACGCCCGGCTCATCGGTATTGAGACCATCATCAGCCCGCGGATGTACGCTGCGCTGCCAGAAGACGAGAAGCCCAACTGGCACTACCACAAGACTGAGATACCGGAGGTCAACGCCCGTCTGCCGGATCTCAACGAAAAAGAGGCGGCCGCTGTAGTAGCCAAGCTGGAAGACACCTGGGGGAAGGTGGTGATTATCTGGGAGCCGAAAGACCCGGCACCGATGGGGTTCTCTATTACCCAACCGCAATCTACGCCTGCGGCGCCCTAG
- the argJ gene encoding bifunctional glutamate N-acetyltransferase/amino-acid acetyltransferase ArgJ yields the protein MAVRVKRELNQSIAWLNPVCYSLAIMGAASIDTIDGGTVTSPRGFRAGATRAGIKQGAGDKLDLGILFSETSCTAAALFTSNRIKSAPIILCQKRLKKGSAVAIIANSGCANASTGERGLADAAEMASLAAKSIGVNPEDVLVASTGVIGQPLPMKLIKTGIDRIILSGDGGHELAQAIMTTDTVPKETAVSGRVDGTMFTIGGVAKGSGMIHPNLATMFCFLTTDAAVEPDFLKSALQKAVDISFNMISVDGDTSPSDIVLILANGMTENQPIAIGSQAAHVFQRALEQVCIHLAKAIARDGEGATRLIEVTVDGAASTAEARLAARTVVSSPLVKAAIHGADPNWGRVIAAVGRSGAEVVESKIDLSIGGIDLLKGGSPLPYDEKSVVRVFKRSEVPISVHLNLGTASATAWGCDLSEEYVTINSQYMT from the coding sequence TTGGCGGTTAGAGTAAAAAGAGAGCTTAACCAGTCCATTGCCTGGCTAAATCCAGTATGTTATAGTTTAGCTATTATGGGAGCAGCCAGTATTGACACTATTGACGGTGGTACCGTTACTTCTCCCCGCGGTTTCCGTGCCGGGGCAACCCGCGCCGGAATCAAGCAAGGGGCGGGAGATAAATTAGACCTGGGCATACTCTTTTCTGAGACGTCCTGTACGGCCGCTGCCCTGTTTACCTCCAACCGGATTAAATCGGCGCCGATAATATTGTGTCAGAAGAGATTGAAAAAAGGCAGCGCCGTAGCTATTATCGCCAATAGCGGTTGCGCCAATGCTTCTACCGGTGAGCGTGGCCTGGCTGATGCTGCCGAGATGGCCTCCCTGGCTGCCAAAAGTATCGGGGTGAACCCTGAGGATGTGCTGGTCGCCAGCACCGGAGTAATCGGTCAACCACTCCCGATGAAGCTGATAAAGACCGGAATTGACCGGATTATCCTCTCCGGCGATGGCGGTCATGAGCTGGCGCAGGCGATAATGACCACCGATACCGTTCCCAAGGAAACAGCGGTATCCGGCAGAGTAGATGGCACCATGTTCACCATCGGGGGGGTAGCCAAGGGGTCAGGGATGATTCATCCCAACCTGGCAACCATGTTTTGCTTCCTGACCACCGATGCCGCCGTGGAACCTGATTTTCTAAAGTCGGCGCTGCAGAAGGCGGTGGATATTTCCTTTAACATGATTTCAGTTGATGGAGATACCAGCCCCAGTGACATCGTCCTTATTCTGGCTAACGGCATGACGGAGAACCAGCCGATTGCCATCGGCAGCCAGGCGGCTCACGTTTTTCAGCGGGCTCTGGAACAGGTCTGTATCCATCTGGCAAAGGCTATTGCCCGTGACGGAGAGGGTGCTACCAGGCTGATTGAAGTCACCGTTGACGGCGCCGCCAGTACCGCCGAGGCACGGCTGGCCGCCCGGACGGTGGTCAGCTCACCCCTGGTGAAAGCCGCCATACACGGCGCCGATCCCAACTGGGGAAGAGTCATTGCCGCCGTAGGGCGGAGCGGGGCGGAGGTGGTGGAAAGCAAAATAGATCTGTCCATCGGGGGGATTGACCTGTTAAAAGGGGGCAGCCCATTGCCGTATGACGAAAAGAGCGTTGTCCGGGTGTTTAAGAGGAGCGAGGTGCCGATAAGCGTGCACCTTAACCTGGGCACGGCTTCGGCTACCGCCTGGGGGTGTGACCTCTCTGAGGAATACGTAACTATTAACAGCCAGTACATGACCTGA